In Nonomuraea muscovyensis, the following proteins share a genomic window:
- a CDS encoding FAD-binding oxidoreductase → MKTAPAREPVDASALRELRAIVGADHVRHADGDVTAYARDATPLFHARPDAVVHPASTEEVAAVLRLAGARSIPVVPRGAGSNLCSGTVPLAGGIVLVLTRLDRILEVSGDELLAVCQPGVTCAALADAAAARGLLYAPDPGSRSVATIGGTVATCAGGLRGLKYGVTRNYVLGTETVLATGEVIRTGGRLWKDVAGYDLTRLLTGSEGTLGVITEVTLALLPAPAAGGNGLAYFPGLADAGRAVAAIIAAGIVPATLEFLDAKCVEAVERFAGLGLRRDAGALLIFGDDGEPAAVARQLDRMAELCLAAGAIEATVAGRAAESEALLAARRCTLPALSRLGSITILEDAGVPRPQIPAMVGHIDAIAERYDLTIATFGHAGDGNLHPTCVVDAGDDEAVERAHLAFAEIFRTAMRLGGTITGEHGVGAAKLPYLAERLGTAQVDLLRRIKAAFDPAGVLNPGKVGS, encoded by the coding sequence ATGAAGACCGCCCCAGCACGAGAGCCCGTGGACGCCTCCGCGCTCCGCGAGCTGCGCGCCATCGTCGGCGCGGACCACGTGCGGCACGCCGACGGCGACGTGACCGCCTACGCCCGGGACGCCACCCCGCTCTTCCACGCCAGACCGGACGCCGTCGTCCACCCGGCCTCCACGGAGGAGGTCGCCGCCGTGCTCCGGCTGGCCGGCGCGCGATCCATCCCCGTCGTGCCGCGCGGCGCGGGCTCCAACCTGTGCTCCGGGACCGTCCCCCTCGCCGGCGGCATCGTGCTGGTGCTGACCAGGCTCGACCGCATCCTGGAGGTCAGCGGCGACGAACTGCTGGCCGTCTGCCAGCCCGGCGTGACCTGCGCGGCGCTCGCCGACGCCGCCGCCGCGCGCGGCCTGCTGTACGCCCCCGACCCGGGCAGCAGGAGCGTGGCCACCATCGGCGGCACCGTCGCCACCTGCGCGGGCGGTCTACGCGGCCTCAAGTACGGCGTGACCCGCAACTACGTGCTCGGCACCGAGACGGTGCTGGCCACCGGCGAGGTCATCCGCACCGGCGGCCGGCTGTGGAAGGACGTCGCCGGCTACGACCTGACCCGCCTGCTCACCGGCTCCGAGGGCACCCTCGGCGTCATCACCGAGGTGACGCTCGCCCTGCTGCCCGCCCCGGCGGCCGGCGGCAACGGCCTGGCCTACTTCCCCGGCCTCGCCGACGCCGGCCGCGCGGTCGCGGCCATCATCGCCGCGGGCATCGTCCCGGCGACGCTGGAGTTCCTCGACGCCAAGTGCGTCGAGGCGGTCGAGCGGTTCGCCGGGCTCGGCCTCAGGCGCGACGCCGGCGCGTTGCTGATCTTCGGGGATGACGGCGAACCGGCGGCCGTCGCGCGGCAGCTCGACCGCATGGCCGAGCTGTGCCTGGCCGCGGGCGCGATCGAGGCCACCGTGGCCGGCCGGGCGGCCGAGTCGGAGGCGCTGCTGGCCGCCCGCCGGTGCACGCTCCCGGCGCTGTCCCGGCTCGGCTCGATCACCATCCTGGAGGACGCCGGCGTGCCCCGGCCGCAGATCCCCGCCATGGTCGGCCACATCGACGCCATCGCCGAACGGTACGACCTCACCATCGCCACCTTCGGGCACGCCGGAGACGGCAACCTGCACCCGACCTGCGTCGTCGACGCGGGCGACGACGAGGCGGTCGAACGCGCCCACCTCGCCTTCGCGGAGATCTTCCGCACCGCGATGCGCCTGGGCGGCACCATCACCGGCGAGCACGGCGTCGGCGCGGCCAAGCTCCCCTACCTCGCCGAACGGCTCGGCACCGCTCAGGTGGACCTGCTGCGCCGGATCAAGGCCGCCTTCGACCCCGCCGGCGTCCTCAACCCCGGAAAGGTGGGCTCGTGA
- a CDS encoding (Fe-S)-binding protein translates to MTGFTPDLLNRCISCGFCLPACPTYALTKDETSSPRGRINLMRALEEGSLPADDLRLGEEASFCLGCRACETVCPAGVRYGALLEEWRDRQWQGAARPPVVRLLMFAVNARWRVRLMGLLRRHARTPDRPAGPHLMLGCFERALFPRVSRAALRLLPELAVPAAQGCCGALHAHNGDSERGRALAAELGRRLPGVIVTTSGGCAAHLADVLGRDRVKELSEYVTGRPAAGPPPEPPATDDAGPAPLPARPLRIALQDSCHLRNGLGVWREPRALLERIGEYVELPSAGTCCGAAGSYALVRPRDSRRVLDAKLDEIEAAGLDCVAVVNPGCHRQLDQGLRRRKSAVRAVHLAELLAGPIDHLEAAPRPTNR, encoded by the coding sequence GTGACCGGATTCACCCCCGACCTGCTCAACCGCTGCATCTCCTGCGGCTTCTGCCTGCCCGCGTGTCCGACGTACGCGCTGACCAAGGACGAGACGTCCTCGCCCCGCGGCCGCATCAACCTCATGCGCGCGCTGGAGGAGGGCAGCCTGCCCGCCGACGACCTGCGGCTGGGCGAGGAGGCGAGCTTCTGCCTGGGCTGCCGGGCGTGCGAGACGGTCTGCCCGGCCGGCGTCCGGTACGGGGCGCTGCTGGAGGAGTGGCGGGACCGGCAGTGGCAGGGCGCAGCCCGGCCGCCGGTCGTACGGCTGCTGATGTTCGCGGTGAACGCCCGCTGGCGGGTGCGGCTCATGGGCCTGCTGCGCCGCCACGCCCGCACCCCGGACAGGCCGGCCGGGCCGCACCTGATGCTCGGATGCTTCGAACGGGCGCTCTTCCCGCGGGTCAGCCGGGCGGCGCTGCGGCTGCTGCCCGAGCTGGCCGTTCCCGCGGCCCAGGGCTGCTGCGGCGCGCTGCACGCGCACAACGGCGACTCCGAACGCGGCCGGGCGCTGGCCGCCGAGCTGGGCCGGCGGTTGCCCGGCGTGATCGTCACCACCTCCGGCGGCTGCGCCGCCCACCTGGCCGACGTCCTCGGCCGCGACCGGGTCAAGGAACTGTCGGAGTACGTCACCGGCCGGCCCGCCGCCGGCCCGCCGCCGGAGCCGCCCGCAACGGACGACGCCGGCCCGGCTCCCCTGCCCGCGCGACCGCTCCGGATCGCCCTGCAGGACTCCTGCCACCTGCGCAACGGCCTCGGCGTGTGGCGCGAGCCGCGGGCGCTGCTGGAGCGGATCGGCGAGTACGTCGAGCTGCCGTCGGCCGGCACCTGCTGCGGCGCCGCCGGCAGCTACGCCCTCGTCCGGCCCCGCGACAGCAGGCGCGTCCTCGACGCCAAGCTGGACGAGATCGAGGCCGCCGGACTCGACTGCGTGGCCGTGGTCAACCCCGGCTGCCACCGGCAACTCGACCAGGGCCTGCGCCGCAGGAAGTCGGCCGTGCGCGCTGTCCACCTCGCCGAGCTGCTGGCCGGCCCGATCGATCACCTCGAAGCCGCGCCGCGGCCCACGAACCGCTAG
- a CDS encoding aldo/keto reductase: protein MRGLELPRHGFGAAPIGGLYEAVGEEQARATIEAAWSHGVRLFDTAPHYGLGLSERRLGAALAGRTGYVLSTKVGRLLRPTTRGGRDDEGFDVPAGHERVWDFSGDGVRRSLEESLERLGLPRVDIALIHDPDDHLDQALTQAYPALAELREQGVVQAIGVGMNQWRAPLRFVRETGVDVVMLAGRYTLLDQSGLPLLDACLERGVRVLAAGVFNSGLLATSRPSGTFDYRPAPAAVLDRARRIAAVCERYGVALPQAAMAFPLRHPAVASVVLGARSPAEVEANAALWSRPVPDDLWRELEAEGLI from the coding sequence GTGAGAGGGCTGGAGCTGCCCCGCCACGGGTTCGGCGCGGCGCCGATCGGCGGGCTGTACGAGGCGGTCGGCGAGGAGCAGGCCCGCGCCACCATTGAGGCCGCGTGGTCCCACGGGGTCCGGCTGTTCGACACCGCGCCGCACTACGGGCTCGGCCTGTCGGAACGCCGCCTCGGCGCCGCGCTCGCCGGCCGTACCGGCTACGTGCTGTCGACCAAGGTGGGCCGCCTGCTGCGGCCGACCACTCGGGGCGGGCGCGACGACGAGGGCTTCGACGTGCCGGCCGGCCACGAACGGGTGTGGGACTTCTCGGGCGACGGCGTGCGGCGGTCGCTGGAGGAGTCCCTGGAGCGGCTCGGGCTGCCGCGCGTGGACATCGCCCTCATCCACGACCCGGACGACCACCTGGACCAGGCGCTCACGCAGGCGTACCCGGCGCTGGCCGAGCTGCGCGAGCAGGGCGTCGTCCAGGCGATCGGCGTCGGCATGAACCAGTGGCGGGCGCCGCTGCGCTTCGTCCGGGAGACCGGCGTCGACGTGGTCATGCTGGCCGGCCGCTACACGCTGCTCGACCAGTCGGGCCTGCCGCTGCTCGACGCCTGCCTGGAACGGGGCGTGCGGGTGCTGGCGGCGGGCGTCTTCAACAGCGGGCTGCTGGCCACGTCGCGGCCGTCGGGGACGTTCGACTACCGGCCGGCCCCGGCCGCCGTCCTGGATCGGGCCCGCCGCATCGCCGCGGTGTGCGAGAGGTACGGCGTGGCGCTGCCGCAGGCGGCGATGGCCTTCCCGCTGCGCCACCCGGCGGTCGCCTCGGTCGTCCTGGGCGCCCGCTCGCCGGCGGAGGTCGAGGCCAACGCCGCCCTCTGGAGTCGCCCGGTGCCCGACGACCTGTGGCGGGAGCTGGAGGCGGAGGGCCTGATCTAG
- a CDS encoding L-rhamnose mutarotase — translation MERLALRTRLRPGCEEIYDAEHARIPAELEQAMREHGVHSWRIYRDGLDLFHFVEVDDYAALQAALRDHPADRAWQARMNRLLDGDFDKESGGLRLVWEMA, via the coding sequence GTGGAACGGCTCGCGCTGCGCACCCGGCTCCGGCCGGGCTGCGAGGAGATCTACGACGCCGAGCACGCGCGGATCCCGGCCGAGCTGGAGCAGGCCATGCGCGAGCACGGTGTCCACTCCTGGCGCATCTACCGCGACGGGCTGGACCTGTTCCACTTCGTCGAGGTGGACGACTACGCCGCCCTGCAGGCCGCGCTGCGCGACCACCCCGCCGACCGGGCGTGGCAGGCGAGGATGAACCGGCTGCTCGACGGCGACTTCGACAAGGAATCCGGCGGGCTGCGCCTGGTCTGGGAGATGGCGTGA
- a CDS encoding ABC transporter permease has protein sequence MTTLTAPTPRVRLARFRDLTLVPVILLLLVVGAFLDPTFLTAGNLTNVLQQQAAISLVVLAEAMILISGKFDLSLESTVGMAPAIAVMLVVPASAGGFGLGLPGMLVIPLCLLVGAAIGAFNGFLIIKFQLSAFIVTLAMLIIVHGLQLGPTEGKTLFQLPDSILYLGSAVWLGLPASIWIAAVLFAAGIAGLAYFRVGRSLYAIGGNADAARAAGIRVDRVLWGVFILGGMLAALAGILETGRLGAIGSNQGVGWIFMVFAAAVIGGVSMDGGKGTILGALTGVLVIGLVQNLLTLKGVSGFWQPVVYGAIILIALMISRVAGGKAQD, from the coding sequence GTGACGACACTGACTGCGCCCACCCCTCGGGTGCGGCTCGCCCGGTTCCGGGACCTGACCCTCGTCCCGGTGATCCTGCTCCTGCTCGTCGTGGGCGCGTTCCTGGACCCGACGTTCCTGACGGCGGGCAACCTGACGAACGTGCTCCAGCAGCAGGCGGCGATCTCGCTGGTGGTGCTGGCCGAGGCGATGATCCTCATCTCCGGCAAGTTCGACCTGTCGCTGGAGTCGACGGTCGGCATGGCCCCCGCCATCGCGGTGATGCTGGTGGTCCCGGCCTCCGCCGGCGGGTTCGGCCTCGGGCTGCCCGGCATGCTGGTCATCCCGCTCTGCCTGCTCGTCGGGGCGGCCATCGGGGCGTTCAACGGGTTCCTGATCATCAAGTTCCAGCTCTCGGCGTTCATCGTCACGCTGGCGATGCTGATCATCGTGCACGGCCTCCAGCTCGGCCCGACCGAGGGCAAGACGCTCTTCCAGCTCCCCGACTCGATCCTCTACCTGGGCAGCGCCGTGTGGCTCGGCCTGCCGGCGTCCATCTGGATCGCGGCCGTGCTGTTCGCGGCGGGCATCGCCGGGCTCGCCTACTTCCGGGTGGGCCGCTCGCTGTACGCCATCGGCGGCAACGCCGACGCGGCCCGCGCCGCCGGCATCCGGGTGGACCGGGTGCTGTGGGGCGTGTTCATCCTGGGCGGCATGCTCGCCGCGCTGGCCGGCATCCTGGAGACCGGGCGGCTCGGCGCGATCGGCTCCAACCAGGGCGTGGGCTGGATCTTCATGGTGTTCGCCGCGGCGGTCATCGGCGGCGTCAGCATGGACGGCGGCAAGGGCACGATCCTCGGCGCGCTCACCGGCGTGCTCGTGATCGGCCTGGTGCAGAACCTGCTCACCCTCAAGGGCGTCTCCGGGTTCTGGCAGCCGGTCGTCTACGGCGCCATCATCCTCATCGCGCTCATGATCAGCCGGGTCGCGGGCGGAAAGGCACAGGACTAG
- a CDS encoding sugar ABC transporter ATP-binding protein, translating to MNYHVEARNIVKRFGPTVALNGAGIAIAEGETHALVGRNGAGKSTLVSILTGLQRPDEGEVRFAGEPAPALADRDAWRQRVACVYQKSTIIPALTVAENLFLNRQTDRGMIRWRELRARARELLATYEVDVDAEALAGDLGVEQRQLVEIARALSFGARFIILDEPTARLDGPAIDRLFTRMRALREQGVTMMYISHHLDEVYEICQSVTVFRDARHIVTRPVAGLPHDELVSAMTGEATLAYESRTRTAGERVVLAGSGLSLAGRYRDIDVSVRSGEVVGLAGSASSGKVGLAETLVGLRRPDSGTVTVNGTAVRPGDVPAVLRAGLGFVPEDRHHEGFVPLLSVAENATIPIARRLGRFGVVSPARRRAKALQLIEDLQIKTEGPDQPVGDLSGGNAQKVVFARALVDDPSALVVINPTAGVDVKAKQALLGSVEDAVERGAGAMVVSDELDDLRICDRVLVMFHGRIVKDVPRGWTDHELVAVMEGIEQ from the coding sequence ATGAACTACCACGTTGAAGCCCGGAACATCGTCAAGCGCTTCGGGCCGACCGTCGCGCTGAACGGGGCGGGCATCGCGATCGCCGAGGGCGAGACCCACGCCCTCGTCGGCCGTAACGGCGCGGGCAAGTCGACCCTGGTGTCGATCCTCACCGGCCTCCAGCGGCCCGACGAGGGCGAGGTGCGGTTCGCGGGCGAGCCGGCGCCCGCCCTCGCCGACCGCGACGCCTGGCGGCAGCGCGTCGCCTGCGTCTACCAGAAGTCGACCATCATCCCGGCCCTCACGGTCGCCGAGAACCTCTTCCTCAACCGGCAGACCGACCGGGGGATGATCAGGTGGCGGGAGCTGCGGGCCAGGGCGCGCGAGCTGCTGGCCACCTACGAGGTGGACGTCGACGCCGAGGCGCTGGCCGGCGACCTGGGCGTCGAGCAGCGGCAGCTCGTGGAGATCGCCCGCGCGCTGTCCTTCGGCGCGCGGTTCATCATCCTCGACGAACCGACGGCGCGGCTGGACGGGCCGGCCATCGACCGCCTCTTCACCCGCATGCGCGCGCTGCGCGAGCAGGGCGTGACGATGATGTACATCTCCCACCATCTGGACGAGGTGTACGAGATCTGCCAGAGCGTCACGGTCTTCCGTGACGCCCGGCACATCGTCACCAGGCCCGTCGCCGGGCTCCCGCACGACGAGCTGGTCTCCGCGATGACGGGTGAGGCCACCCTCGCCTACGAGTCCCGCACCCGCACGGCCGGTGAGCGGGTGGTGCTGGCCGGCTCCGGCCTGTCGCTGGCCGGCCGCTACCGCGACATCGACGTCTCCGTCAGGTCGGGCGAGGTGGTGGGCCTGGCCGGGTCCGCCAGCAGCGGCAAGGTGGGCCTCGCCGAGACCCTCGTCGGCCTGCGCAGACCGGACTCCGGCACGGTGACCGTCAACGGCACCGCGGTCAGGCCGGGTGACGTGCCCGCCGTGCTGCGCGCCGGCCTCGGCTTCGTGCCCGAGGACCGCCACCACGAGGGCTTCGTCCCCCTCCTGTCCGTGGCCGAGAACGCCACGATCCCGATCGCGCGCAGGCTCGGCCGGTTCGGCGTCGTGTCGCCGGCCCGGCGGCGGGCCAAGGCGCTGCAGCTCATCGAGGATCTGCAGATCAAGACCGAAGGACCCGACCAGCCCGTCGGCGACCTGTCCGGTGGCAACGCCCAGAAGGTGGTGTTCGCGCGGGCGCTGGTGGACGACCCGTCCGCGCTCGTGGTGATCAACCCGACGGCCGGCGTCGACGTCAAGGCCAAGCAGGCGCTGCTCGGCTCCGTCGAGGACGCCGTCGAACGCGGCGCGGGAGCCATGGTCGTCTCCGACGAGCTGGACGACCTGCGCATCTGCGACCGGGTGCTGGTGATGTTCCACGGCCGGATCGTGAAGGACGTGCCGCGCGGGTGGACCGACCACGAGCTCGTGGCCGTGATGGAAGGCATCGAACAGTGA
- a CDS encoding sugar ABC transporter substrate-binding protein, with translation MKLGPAVAGAALLAVVAACGSSTPTASEGSGGGKVGIDHPRADSDFWNSYMKYVPQIAGELKVDLMPATNSQNDVTKLVNNVQALTGQGAKAVIMAPQDTGAIATTLQTLENKKIPVVTVDTRPDKGKVYMVVRADNRAYGTKACEFLGEKLGGKGKVVELMGALSSINGRDRAEAFRECMKTKFPGITVFEEPTEWEGSKAASMLQTRLEQNPDVKGVYMHAGGVHLAPTLQVLKQKGLLVPPDDPKHVFVVSNDGIPQEFEAIRKGEIDATVSQPADLYARYALFYAKAAVEGKTFKPGATDHDSTIIQLPNGLEDQLPAPLVTKDNVDDKNLWGNQVK, from the coding sequence ATGAAGCTCGGCCCGGCGGTCGCAGGCGCGGCCCTCTTGGCGGTCGTCGCCGCGTGCGGCTCAAGCACACCCACAGCCAGCGAAGGGAGCGGAGGCGGCAAGGTCGGCATCGACCACCCGCGCGCCGACTCCGACTTCTGGAACTCCTACATGAAGTACGTCCCGCAGATCGCGGGCGAGCTCAAGGTCGACCTGATGCCGGCCACCAACTCGCAGAACGACGTGACCAAGCTGGTCAACAACGTCCAGGCGCTGACCGGCCAGGGCGCCAAGGCCGTCATCATGGCCCCGCAGGACACAGGTGCGATCGCCACCACCCTGCAGACCCTGGAGAACAAGAAGATCCCGGTCGTCACCGTCGACACCCGGCCCGACAAGGGCAAGGTCTACATGGTCGTCCGCGCGGACAACCGGGCGTACGGGACGAAGGCCTGCGAGTTCCTCGGCGAGAAGCTCGGCGGCAAGGGCAAGGTCGTCGAGCTCATGGGGGCGCTCAGCTCCATCAACGGGCGCGACCGGGCCGAGGCGTTCCGCGAGTGCATGAAGACGAAGTTCCCCGGGATCACGGTCTTCGAGGAGCCGACCGAATGGGAGGGCAGCAAGGCCGCGTCCATGCTGCAGACCCGCCTGGAGCAGAACCCCGACGTCAAGGGCGTCTACATGCACGCGGGCGGCGTCCACCTGGCGCCGACGCTGCAGGTGCTCAAGCAGAAGGGTCTGCTCGTGCCGCCGGACGACCCCAAGCACGTCTTCGTCGTGTCGAACGACGGCATCCCGCAGGAGTTCGAGGCGATCCGCAAGGGCGAGATCGACGCGACGGTGTCGCAGCCGGCCGACCTGTACGCCAGGTACGCGCTCTTCTACGCCAAGGCGGCGGTCGAGGGCAAGACCTTCAAGCCCGGGGCGACGGACCACGACAGCACGATCATCCAGCTCCCGAACGGCCTGGAGGACCAGCTTCCGGCCCCGCTGGTGACGAAGGACAACGTGGATGACAAGAACCTCTGGGGCAACCAGGTCAAGTGA
- a CDS encoding SDR family NAD(P)-dependent oxidoreductase has translation MTLRAIVTGGGSGIGLATATLLSERGMRVACLDLNPPTAEPFVGIKVDVADDAQVRAAVAEAAERLGGIDVLVNNAGIGAQGTVEDNPDEEWRRVFEVNVLGMVRVSRAALPHLRRSDHASIVNVCSIAATAGLPMRALYSATKGAVLSLTLAMAADHIREGVRVNCVNPGTADTPWVGRLLEAADDPEAERQALNARQPMGRLVSAEEVAAAIAYLAGPEAGATTGTALAVDGGMQGLRLRPEK, from the coding sequence ATGACTCTGAGAGCGATCGTGACGGGCGGCGGCTCGGGCATCGGCCTGGCCACCGCGACCCTCCTGTCCGAACGGGGCATGCGCGTGGCCTGCCTCGATCTCAATCCCCCGACGGCCGAGCCGTTCGTCGGGATCAAGGTGGACGTCGCCGACGACGCCCAGGTCCGGGCGGCCGTCGCCGAGGCGGCCGAGCGGCTCGGCGGCATCGACGTGCTCGTGAACAACGCCGGCATCGGCGCGCAGGGCACGGTCGAGGACAACCCGGACGAGGAGTGGCGGCGGGTCTTCGAGGTGAACGTCCTCGGCATGGTCCGGGTCTCCCGCGCGGCCCTGCCGCACCTGAGGCGGTCCGACCACGCCTCGATCGTCAACGTGTGCTCGATCGCGGCCACCGCCGGGCTGCCCATGCGCGCGCTCTACAGCGCCACCAAGGGGGCGGTCCTGTCGCTGACGCTGGCGATGGCCGCCGACCACATCCGCGAGGGCGTCCGCGTCAACTGCGTCAATCCCGGAACGGCCGACACGCCCTGGGTAGGAAGGCTGCTGGAGGCGGCCGACGACCCGGAGGCCGAACGGCAGGCGCTCAACGCCAGGCAGCCGATGGGGCGGCTGGTCAGCGCCGAGGAGGTCGCCGCGGCGATCGCCTACCTGGCGGGCCCGGAGGCCGGCGCGACCACGGGCACGGCGCTCGCGGTCGACGGCGGCATGCAAGGACTCCGGCTCCGGCCGGAGAAGTGA
- a CDS encoding L-fuconate dehydratase, producing the protein MTAAKAPYRIVAMETHDVRFPTSRELDGSDAMNPDPDYSAAYVVLRTDDGFSGHGFAFTIGRGNDVQTAAISALEPYVVGRDAEDLGALYKEMVDDSQLRWLGPEKGVMHMAISAVVNALWDLRAKREGKPVWLLLSEMTPEQIVGLVDFRYLSDALTPEQALEILRAAEPGKRERIARLRAEGYPAYTTSPGWLGYDDDKLRRLCKEALDEGFGQIKLKVGADLDDDVRRFRVAREVCGPDFPIAIDANQRWDVASAIAWVNALSEFRPHWVEEPTSPDDVLGHAAIAEGIRPVAVATGEHVQNRIVFKQLLQAGAISYLQIDSARVGGVNENIAILLLAAKFGIPVCPHAGGVGLCELVQHLSMFDYVAVTGSMDNRVIEYVDHLHEHFVDPVVIERGRYVAPSTPGFSAEMHAKSIAAHSFPGGEVWKDA; encoded by the coding sequence ATGACCGCGGCGAAGGCCCCGTACCGGATCGTGGCGATGGAGACGCACGACGTGCGCTTCCCCACCTCGCGCGAACTCGACGGCTCCGACGCGATGAACCCCGATCCCGACTACTCCGCCGCCTACGTGGTGCTCAGGACGGACGACGGGTTCTCCGGGCACGGGTTCGCGTTCACGATCGGGCGCGGCAACGACGTGCAGACGGCCGCGATCAGCGCGCTGGAGCCGTACGTGGTCGGCAGGGACGCCGAGGACCTCGGCGCGCTCTACAAGGAGATGGTGGACGACTCGCAACTGCGCTGGCTGGGGCCGGAGAAGGGCGTCATGCACATGGCGATCTCCGCCGTGGTCAACGCCCTGTGGGACCTGCGCGCCAAGCGCGAGGGCAAGCCGGTCTGGCTGCTGCTGTCGGAGATGACGCCCGAGCAGATCGTCGGCCTGGTCGACTTCCGCTACCTCAGCGACGCCCTGACACCGGAGCAGGCCCTGGAGATCCTGCGCGCGGCCGAACCCGGCAAGCGGGAGCGGATCGCCCGGCTCAGGGCCGAGGGCTACCCCGCCTACACCACCTCACCCGGCTGGCTCGGCTACGACGACGACAAGCTCAGGCGGCTCTGCAAGGAGGCCCTCGACGAGGGCTTCGGCCAGATCAAGCTCAAGGTCGGCGCCGACCTCGACGACGACGTGCGGCGGTTCCGGGTGGCCCGCGAGGTGTGCGGCCCCGACTTCCCCATCGCGATCGACGCCAACCAGCGCTGGGACGTGGCCTCGGCCATCGCCTGGGTGAACGCGCTGAGCGAGTTCCGCCCGCACTGGGTGGAGGAACCGACCAGCCCCGACGACGTGCTCGGCCACGCCGCCATCGCCGAGGGCATCAGGCCCGTCGCCGTCGCCACCGGCGAGCACGTGCAGAACCGCATCGTCTTCAAGCAGCTCCTGCAGGCCGGCGCGATCTCGTACCTGCAGATCGACTCCGCCCGCGTCGGCGGCGTCAACGAGAACATCGCGATCCTGCTGCTCGCCGCGAAGTTCGGCATCCCGGTCTGCCCGCACGCCGGTGGCGTGGGGCTGTGCGAGCTGGTGCAGCACCTGTCGATGTTCGACTACGTGGCCGTCACCGGCTCCATGGACAACCGGGTGATCGAGTACGTCGACCACCTGCACGAGCACTTCGTGGACCCCGTCGTCATCGAGCGCGGCAGGTACGTCGCCCCGAGCACGCCGGGCTTCAGCGCCGAGATGCACGCCAAGTCGATCGCCGCCCACAGTTTCCCCGGCGGCGAGGTCTGGAAGGACGCATGA
- a CDS encoding fumarylacetoacetate hydrolase family protein yields MKLLRVGPVGQERPVVMDSAGNLRDIGEPEIDGAFLASGGVARVRQALERDELPIVEAEGLRVGAPLARPGKIVCIGLNFSDHAAESGAEVPAEPVVFMKASNTMVGPYDEVLVPRGSVKTDWEVELAVVIGKPARYLGSREEALDAVAGYAISNDVSEREFQLERGGQWDKGKSCETFNPFGPWLVTADEVADPQRLAMRLWVNGELRQDGDSKNMIFDVAEIVRYLSRFMVLEPGDVINTGTPAGVALGIPGQPYLRAGDVMELEIEGLGRQRQTVGQA; encoded by the coding sequence GTGAAGCTGCTGCGAGTAGGACCTGTCGGGCAGGAGCGACCGGTGGTGATGGACAGCGCCGGTAACCTGCGCGACATCGGAGAGCCCGAGATCGACGGGGCTTTCCTCGCTTCCGGGGGAGTGGCGCGCGTCCGCCAGGCGCTCGAACGCGACGAACTGCCGATCGTCGAAGCGGAGGGGCTGCGCGTCGGAGCGCCCCTCGCCCGGCCGGGCAAGATCGTCTGCATCGGCCTCAACTTCAGCGACCACGCGGCCGAGTCGGGGGCCGAGGTGCCGGCCGAGCCCGTCGTGTTCATGAAGGCGTCCAACACCATGGTCGGCCCGTACGACGAGGTGCTGGTGCCGCGCGGGAGTGTGAAGACCGACTGGGAGGTCGAGCTCGCCGTCGTCATCGGCAAGCCGGCACGCTACCTCGGCAGCCGGGAGGAGGCCCTCGACGCCGTCGCCGGCTACGCGATCTCCAACGACGTCTCCGAGCGGGAGTTCCAGCTTGAGCGGGGCGGCCAGTGGGACAAGGGCAAGTCGTGCGAGACGTTCAACCCGTTCGGCCCGTGGCTCGTCACCGCCGACGAGGTCGCCGATCCGCAGCGCCTGGCCATGCGCCTGTGGGTGAACGGCGAGCTGCGCCAGGACGGCGACAGCAAGAACATGATCTTCGACGTGGCGGAGATCGTCCGCTACCTCAGCCGGTTCATGGTGCTGGAGCCAGGTGACGTCATCAACACCGGCACGCCGGCGGGCGTCGCGCTGGGCATCCCCGGCCAGCCGTACCTGCGCGCGGGTGACGTGATGGAGCTGGAGATCGAGGGGCTGGGCCGCCAGCGCCAGACGGTGGGGCAGGCATGA